In one window of Malassezia japonica chromosome 9, complete sequence DNA:
- the SQT1 gene encoding 60S ribosomal subunit assembly or modification protein (EggNog:ENOG503P189; COG:S) codes for MTDEQPVAPEYGEELVLTNNDVEVDVTDSAEAPMDDGDEPAAGDDPTAGDDQMEFRDDSIAAFYSHRKSVFCVSLHPLYPNPPLAVSGGEDDGAWIWNTIDGADVAQLGGHSDSVVAVAFSHDGELVATGGLDGRVRVWRHRGDWTKWEFLTNLEGPSEVVWLTWHPKGHVLVAGSSDTTLWMWQLPSGNVMNVFSGHTGSVTCGRFTPDGRKLISGSDDSSLVVWDPRSAAVVAKVGEDDSRFVLEGGITSLCISPDSRLVVAGGAAGLLRVVSIANVDASGQANVVGTLEGHDVGESVESVEFIDLVPGTAPGSFNGPTSQGAAHLVSGATDGKAIVWDMTAGKSRGEVQHDAAITKLIVHPHTPLFTTSSIDHTIRTLDARTMQLVGEQHGFTDGVLDIAVGVDDGITQGLESGGIGAYADPSKFKGYKIVGAGDEGVALVFRLQ; via the coding sequence ATGACCGACGAGCAGCCTGTGGCGCCCGAGtacggcgaggagctcgtgctCACCAATAACGATGTCGAAGTCGATGTGACGgacagcgccgaggcgccgatggacgacggcgacgagcccgcTGCGGGCGACGACCCCACCGCGGGCGACGACCAGATGGAGTTCCGCGACGACTCGATCGCCGCCTTTTACTCGCACCGCAAGTCGGTGTTTTGCGTGTCGCTGCACCCTCTCTACCCCAACCCGCCCCTTGCGGTGAGCGGCGGAGAAGACGACGGTGCCTGGATCTGGAACAcgatcgacggcgcggacgttgcgcagctcggcgggcaTTCCGACagcgtcgtcgccgtggCCTTTAGCCacgacggcgagctggtcgcCACGGGCGGTCTCGACGGCCGTGTGCGTGTGTGGCGCCACCGCGGCGACTGGACCAAATGGGAGTTCCTGACGAACCTCGAGGGCCCGTCGGAGGTCGTGTGGCTGACGTGGCACCCCAAGGGccacgtcctcgtcgccggctCGAGCGACACGACGCTGTGGATGTGGCAGCTGCCGTCGGGCAACGTGATGAACGTCTTTAGTGGCCACACGGGCTCGGTGACCTGCGGCCGTTTCACGCCGGACGGCCGCAAGCTAATTagcggcagcgacgacaGCTCGCTGGTTGTGTGGGATccgcgcagcgctgcaGTTGTTGccaaggtcggcgaggacgactCGCGCTTTGTGCTCGAGGGCGGCATCACCTCGCTCTGCATCTCGCCCGACTCGCGCCTGGTCGTTGCCGGGGGCGCAGCCGGTCTCTTGCGTGTAGTGAGCATTGCGAATGtcgacgcgagcggccAGGCCAACGTCGtgggcacgctcgagggcCACGATGTGGGCGAGAGTGTCGAGAGTGTCGAGTTTATCGATCTCGTGCCTGGCACGGCTCCGGGCTCGTTCAACGGTCCCACGTCgcaaggcgccgcgcacctgGTCTCGGGTGCGACCGACGGCAAGGCAATTGTCTGGGACATGACCGCCGGCAAGAGCCGTGGCGAGGtgcagcacgacgcggcgatTACCAAGCTTATTGTGCACCCCCACACGCCGCTCTTTACCACGAGCTCGATCGACCATACgatccgcacgctcgacgcacggACGATGCAGCTTGTCGGCGAGCAACACGGCTTTACGGATGGCGTGCTTGACATTGCCGTCGGCGTTGACGACGGCATCACGCAGGGTCTTGAGTccggcggcatcggcgcaTATGCGGACCCCTCCAAGTTCAAGGGGTACAAAATTGTCGGTGCGGGCGACGaaggcgtcgcgctcgtcttCCGTCTGCAGTAG
- a CDS encoding uncharacterized protein (EggNog:ENOG503P6QI; COG:O) yields the protein MAAKQAAEKFISEHAIAIFSKSYCPYCARAKGVISSLKIDQSKVGVLELDENQDGSSIQGYLGEKTGQRTVPNIFISGKHLGGCDDLLKAQSSGELEKLVASL from the exons ATGGCCGCCAAGCAAGCTGCAGAG AAGTTCATCTCCGAGCACGCAATTGCTATCTTTAGCAAGTCGTACTGCCCGTACTGTGCGCGCGCCAAGGGCGTCATCTCTTCGCTGAAGATTGACCAGTCCAAGGTCGGCGTCctggagctcgacgagaacCAGGATGGCTCGAGCATCCAGGGCTACCTGGGTGAGAAGACCGGCCAGCGCACTGTGCCGAACATCTTCATCTCTGGCAAGCACCTCGGTGGCTGCGACGACCTGCTCAAGGCGCAGTCGAGCGGTGAGCTCGAGAAGCTCGTCGCCTCGCTCTAA
- the ATG18 gene encoding autophagy protein (COG:U; EggNog:ENOG503NVSY), producing MVRPAPAHRALLSANFNQDFSCIAVGTRSGYSITNCEPFGKVYSKDDGPTGLVEMLFCTSLVTTVALSDAKNSTSPRHLQIVNTKRESTICELSFPSTILNVRLNRRRLVVVLDAALFVYDISNMKLLHTIDTGPNPDGLCSLSPSSERCYVAYTAHVTSPSGAEGGATGSVVLYDLLSLSMANVIPAHRGRIACLALNAAGTLLATASEKGTVIRVFSVPDGKPLYQFRRGSYAARVYSLTFNAASTLLCVTSDTETVHLFKLVPSAGRVPDDPESAVQRKRNTSFLGAWREQSVSLSKNVAGSVGGYLPSTLTEMWEPQRDFAFLKLPTPGVRAVAAVSNTLPQVMVLTSEGLLYVYALDLERGGECILTRQHSLLDSAST from the exons ATGgtgcggcctgcgccggcgcaccgtgcgctgctTTCGGCCAACTTTAACCAGGACTTTAGCTGCATCGCCGTAGGCACGCGGTCGGGGTACTCGATTACGAACTGCGAGCCCTTTGGCAAGGTGTACTCCAAAG ACGATGGCCCGACCGGCCTGGTAGAGATGCTCTTTTGCACGAGCCTCGTGACGACCGTGGCGCTGTCCGATGCCAAGAACAGCACGAGCCCGCGTCACCTGCAGATCGTGAATACCAAGCGCGAGTCGACGATCTGCGAGCTGTCGTTCCCGTCGACCATCTTGAACGTGCGCCTGaaccggcggcgcctggtcgtggtgctcgacgcggcgctgttCGTGTACGATATCAGTAACATGAAGCTCTTGCATACGATCGACACGGGCCCGAATCCGGACGGGCTGTGTAGCCtctcgccctcgtcggAGCGGTGCTATGTGGCGTACACCGCGCACGTCACGTCGCCAAGTGGCGCGGAAGGCGGAGCGACCGGGAGCGTCGTGCTCTACGACCTGCTTTCGCTGAGCATGGCCAATGTTATTCCCGCGCACCGTGGGCGGAtcgcgtgcctcgcgctgaACGCCGCAGGGACCCTGCTGGCGACCGCGAGCGAAAAGGGCACCGTGATCCGCGTCTTTTCCGTGCCGGACGGCAAGCCTCTGTACCAGTtccgccgcggctcgtATGCCGCGCGGGTCTATTCCCTTACCTTTAATGCGGCGAGCACGCTGTTGTGCGTCACGTCGGACACCGAGACGGTGCACCTGTTCAAGCTCGTCCCGAGCGcggggcgcgtgccggacgACCCAGAGAGCGCagtgcagcgcaagcgcaacaCGTCCTTTTTGGGCGCGTGGCGGGAGCAGTCTGTATCGCTCAGCAAGAATGTCGCGGGGTCCGTCGGCGGCTATCTCCCTTCTACGCTGACCGAGATGTGGGAGCCCCAGCGCGACTTTGCGTTCCTCAAGCTGCCCACGCCCGGCGTCCGTGCAGTTGCGGCCGTGAGCAA TACGCTTCCGCAGGTCATGGTCCTCACCTCGGAAGGCCTCCTGTATGTCTACGCGCTGGATCTGGAGCGGGGCGGCGAGTGCATCCTGACAAGAC AACACTCGCTGTTGGATAGTGCAAGCACATAG
- the RRP9 gene encoding pre-rRNA processing protein (EggNog:ENOG503NYVC; COG:A), which produces MSDPFFQKKRKRSAGGAPRAAKGAARKARDESDDEGGLEAVEDMDFTHRFDEDASDEEAAETPAEAKVRLARLYLEGLHDKEETEIEGADAAVADRENIAARLQKDVQESSGHLHIFVAQRLRAPEAEDILAVRGHRLAVTCAQSNAGAAHFYSADKDGRIVQWRLLDGTQVCILPRQKEVEAPQARSHTSGAARRREREARRNTAFQGAVPLRNHQGHTSDIYTLAVSHDGHYLVSGGRDRRIGVWRMDTTLRWLRALTGHKDAIRGLAFRGESLDLFSASFDRTVKLFDVSQLSYIETLFGHQEAIQDLACLRAERAVTAGGRERTCRLWKIREESQLVFRGGTRSKVHALLEGGDLVDTHSEKNEVQEGSMDCVAMIDDHHFVSGSDAGTLSLWSMAKKKPLFTIAAAHGFDVRVSETEGTQQLPRYITSVACLPYADIFASGSWDGEIRLWALDADMRSFAPLFTIPAKGVVNSLQLFTPAIERAEDYPVHPGRWRRRGGLEAPLKAPGDEPGIQSHATRFAAVQHDPATGRVLGHKECIPPLLIAGIGQEPKVDRWLVQPDAVPGTLVVPLWLP; this is translated from the coding sequence ATGTCGGATCCCTTTTTCCAGAAGAAAaggaagcgcagcgccggcggcgcgccgcgtgcggcgaaaggcgcggcgcggaaggcgcgcgacgagtcggACGATGAGGGCGgactcgaggcggtggagGATATGGACTTTACGCACCGCTTTGACGAAGACGCCAGCGACGAAGAGGCGGCCGAGACgcctgccgaggccaaggtgcgccttgcgcggcTGTACCTCGAGGGGCTGCACGACAAGGAAGAGACGGAAATCGAAGGCGCGGATGCCGCCGTCGCTGACCGTGAAAACATCGCCGCACGTCTCCAAAAAGACGTCCAGGAAAGCAGCGGGCACTTGCATATCTTTGTCGCacagcgcctgcgtgcgccAGAGGCCGAGGATATCCTTGCGGTGCGTGGCCACCGCCTCGCAGTGACGTGCGCGCAGTCTaacgcaggcgccgcgcacttTTACTCCGCCGACAAGGACGGGCGGATCGTGCAGtggcgcctgctcgacggcacgcAGGTGTGCATCCTGCCCCGCCAAAAAGAAGTCGAGGCGCCCCAGGCACGCTCGCacacgagcggcgcggcccgccgccgcgaacGCGAGGCACGTCGGAATACGGCCTTCCAaggcgccgtgccgctccGGAACCACCAAGGGCACACGTCCGACATTTACACGCTGGCCGTGAGCCACGACGGGCACTACCTCGTGTcgggcggccgcgaccgccgcatcgGCGTGTGGCGTATGGacacgacgctgcgctggCTGCGTGCGTTGACCGGCCACAAGGACGCGATCCGCGGCCTGGCCTTCCGTGGCGAGTCGCTGGACCTGTTCAGCGCGTCGTTTGACCGCACGGTGAAGCTGTTTGACGTGTCGCAGCTCAGCTATATCGAGACGCTCTTTGGGCACCAAGAGGCGATCCAGGACCTGGCGTgcctgcgtgccgagcgggCCGTgacggccggcggccgcgagcggaCGTGCCGCCTGTGGAAGATCAGGGAAGAGAGCCAGCTGGTGTTCCGTGGCGGCACACGCAGCAAGGtccatgcgctgctcgaaggcggcgacctcgtcgaTACCCACTCTGAGAAAAACGAGGTGCAGGAGGGGAGCATGGACTGCGTCGCGATGATTGACGACCACCACTTTGTAAGTGGAAGCGACGCAGGCACCCTCTCTCTGTGGTCCATGGCGAAAAAGAAGCCGCTCTTCACCAttgcggccgcgcacggatTCGACGTGCGCGTGAGCGAGACCGAGGGCACGCAGCAGCTTCCGCGCTATAtcacgagcgtcgcctgccTCCCGTACGCAGACATCTTTGCGTCCGGCTCGTGGGACGGCGAAATCCGCCTGTGGGCACTCGACGCGGACATGCGCAgctttgcgccgctcttTACCATTCCCGCCAAAGGCGTGGTCAACAGCCTGCAACTCTTTACGCCTGCGATCGAGCGCGCAGAGGACTACCCCGTGCACCCTGGCcgctggcgccgccgcggcggcctcgaggcaccgctcaaggcgccgggcgacgaACCCGGCATCCAGTCGCACGCAACGCGCTTCGCCGCTGTCCAGCACGACCCCGCGACGgggcgcgtgctcggccaCAAGGAGTGCATCCCCCCGCTGCTTATCGCGGGCATCGGCCAGGAACCCAAGGTAGACCGCTGGCTCGTCCAGCCCGACGCCGTGCCGGgcacgctcgtcgtgcCGCTCTGGCTCCCGTAG
- the RKI1 gene encoding ribose-5-phosphate isomerase (COG:G; EggNog:ENOG503NWRM; BUSCO:EOG092641UM), translating into MTTPASTAAKGLSLIESAKRAAGYAAVDAHVRAEHKLIGIGSGSTVPYVVERIIAQGAEVNKGRWFVPTGFQSKNLIVDGGLQLGDIDAFPALDVTIDGADEVDTALNLIKGGGACHLREKVLAEAAKEFVVVADFRKRSTVLGQTWKQGVPVEVVPFAASHVLRNLHELGSVDAHLRMAKAKAGPVVTDNSNFCIDAPFPPALMRDPKHLLDKIKLITGVVEVGLFPHICQAAYFGNEDGSIAILQADGSVQENVHVEV; encoded by the exons ATGACGACCCCtgcctcgacggcggccaAGGGCCTGTCGCTTATTGAATcggcgaagcgcgccgcgggctacgcggcggtcgacgcgcatGTTCGTGCAGAGCACAAGCTGATTGGTATCGGTTCGG gctCGACCGTCCCCTACGTCGTGGAGCGGATTATTGCCCAGGGCGCCGAGGTGAACAAAGGGCGCTGGTTTGTTCCGACCGGATTCCAGTCCAAGAACCTGatcgtcgacggcggcctgcagctcggcgacatTGACGCCTTcccggcgctcgacgtgacgatcgacggcgcggacgA GGTCGACACCGCGCTGAACCTGATCAAGGGCGGTGGCGCGTGCCACCTTCGCGAAAaggtcctcgccgaggccgcgaaGGAGTTTGTAGTCGTCGCCGACTTCCGCAAGCGCTCCACGGTCCTCGGGCAGACCTGGAAGCAGGGTGTGCcggtcgaggtcgtgccGTTTGCCGCGTCGCACGTGTTGCGCAATCTACACGAGCTTGGCAgcgtcgatgcgcacctgcgcatggccaaggccaaggcgggGCCGGTCGTGACCGACAACAGCAACTTTTgcatcgacgcgccgtTCCCCCCGGCGCTCATGCGCGACCCGAAGCACCTCCTGGACAAGATCAAGCTGATCACGGGTGTTGTCGAGGTCGGCCTGTTCCCCCACATCTGCCAGGCGGCCTACTTTGGCAACGAGGACGGCTCCATTGCCATCCTCCAGGCCGACGGATCGGTGCAGGAGAATGTCCACGTAGAGGTATAG
- the BMT2 gene encoding 25S rRNA (adenine(2142)-N(1))-methyltransferase (BUSCO:EOG09263PWF; EggNog:ENOG503P05N; COG:B) produces the protein MDAPPKKSGRTKLVRPRGKRGGAKNRRKTPGQTKHALHIAKYHTLEKQIAQTSDEAEREALREKQRALGGLQMYQDQSNTGGASVRGGESGKWCAKVLQELIEPDTKIRLLDVGGIAGTAYEKYKWITATYIDLNPRAEHVHQSDFFDWPVPPSRDERYDVVGLSLVLNFVGDLKQRGDMLLHAHKYLKPSGYLYLVLPLACVSNSRYLTHEHLQAIVESAGYKVVRNEDSARLTRWLLQQRKPKRGKAGETLDEAIRHKYYDGTVYKKRELLAGAQRNNFCIQLT, from the exons ATGGACGCTCCACCGAAAAAAAGCGGCCGGACGAAGCTCGTGCGTCCGCGCGGCAAGCGTGGCGGCGCAAAGAACAGGCGCAAGACGCCGGGGCAAACCAAGCACGCCCTGCACATTGCCAAGTACCACACGCTCGAGAAGCAGATCGCGCAGAccagcgacgaggccgagcgcgaggcgctgcgcgaaaAGCAgcgggcgctcggcggcctgcagATGTACCAGGATCAGAGCAacacgggcggcgcgtctgtGCGGGGCGGCGAGTCGGGCAAGTGGTGCGCCAAGGTCCTGCAAGAGCTGATCGAGCCTGATACCAAGATCCGGCTACTGGATGTCGGCGGCATTGCCGGAACGGCGTACGAAAAGTACAAGTGGATTACGGCGACCTACATCGACCTGAACCCCCGCGCAGAGCACGTACACCAGTCCGACTTTTTCGACTGgcccgtgccgccgagccgcgaTGAGCGCTACGACGTAGTAGGCCTCTCGCTCGTGCTCAACTTTGTCGGCGACCTCAAGCAGCGCG GCGACATGCTCTTGCACGCACACAAGTACCTCAAACCGAGCGGCTACCTCTACCTAGTTCTCCCGCTTGCCTGTGTGTCCAACAGCCGCTACCTCACCCACGAGCACCTGCAGGCGATCGTCGAGTCGGCCGGCTACAAGGTCGTGCGCAACGAGGACAGCGCGCGGCTCACGCGCTGGCTCCtacagcagcgcaagccCAAGCGCGGCAAGGCCGGAGAGACACTCGATGAGGCGATCCGGCACAAGTACTACGACGGCACCGTCTACAAAAAGCGCGAGCTACTcgctggcgcgcagcgcaataATTTCTGCATCCAGCTCACGTag
- a CDS encoding uncharacterized protein (EggNog:ENOG503NZ8R; COG:U), translating into MVPGEHRAWGAYDVLLKVIVIGESGTGKSCLVHHFVENEFQSRATQTIGVAFASRILSVAGKQVKLQLWDTAGQERFRSVTRSYYRGAAVVVLVYDITQYVATLTRRSTFAQIQRWLDDARALASPHAIVVLVGNKLDREAEDREVSFLEASQWASEHRILFTETSSLNGENVQVPFVLGARAVLLAIESGRLNPERADSGIAYGEGAERQHVSESPFSFADSSLHDHRIRLAPFRLDGPRTMSRCCWQA; encoded by the exons ATGGTGCCTGGGGAGCACCGCGCGTGGGGGGCGTACG ATGTGTTGCTCAAAGTCATTGTGATCG GCGAGTCGGGTACCGGAAAAAGCTGCCTCGTGCACCATTTCGTCGAGAACGAGT TCCAGAGCCGCGCGACACAGAcgatcggcgtcgcgttTGCGAGTCGCATCCTTTCGGTGGCCGGGAAGCAAGTCAAGCTTCAGCTGTGGGATACTGCGGGTCAGGAGCGCTTCCGCTCAGTCACACGCAGCTACTACcggggcgcggcggtcgtcgtgctcgtctACGACATCACTCAGTACGTCGCCACGCTCACCAGACGCTCGACCTTTGCGCAGATACAGCGGTGGCTGgacgacgcacgcgcgcttgcatcgccgcacgcaatcgtcgtgctcgtcggcaaCAAGCTCGatcgcgaggccgaggaccgcgagGTGAGCTTCCTCGAGGCGAGCCAATGGGCGAGCGAGCACCGCATCCTCTTTACCGAGACCTCGTCGCTGAACGGCGAGAATGTGCAGGTGCCGTttgtgctcggcgcgcgcgcggtgctcctCGCCATCGAGTCGGGGCGCCTGAACCCCGAGCGGGCCGACTCGGGGATCGCCTACGGCGAAGGGGCGGAGCGGCAGCACGTTAGCGAGTCGCCCTTTTCATTCGCCGACTCGTCGCTGCACGACCACCGGATACGGCTCGCGCCCTTCCGCCTCGACGGGCCCCGCACGATgagccgctgctgctggcAGGCATAA